Proteins encoded in a region of the Sphingomonas japonica genome:
- a CDS encoding integration host factor subunit beta encodes MIRSELVQMLVRDNPDLSVREIERVVTTFFDEISGRLSAEGRVELRGFGAFSTRARDARVGRNPRTGEPVEVTAKRVPYFKPGKEMRIRLNV; translated from the coding sequence ATGATCCGTTCCGAACTCGTACAGATGCTGGTTCGCGACAATCCCGACCTTTCGGTGCGCGAAATCGAGCGCGTGGTCACGACCTTCTTCGACGAAATCTCCGGCCGTCTGAGCGCCGAGGGCCGGGTCGAGCTGCGCGGCTTCGGCGCGTTCTCGACACGGGCGCGCGACGCGCGTGTCGGGCGCAATCCGCGTACCGGCGAGCCGGTCGAAGTGACCGCCAAGCGCGTGCCCTATTTCAAGCCCGGCAAGGAAATGCGCATCCGCCTCAACGTATGA
- a CDS encoding DUF4112 domain-containing protein has product MAKPSRINPETFARIADQLPIAKDAASVRQRVELLERLLERSLVIPGINRPIGLDVLLGLLPVGGSFVGAAFGGYMVWEARNLGMSKGAMARMAGNVGFDWLLGLIPGIGIIPDFFFRSNTRNLRIIRRHLDKHHPATVTLEGSAPAAP; this is encoded by the coding sequence ATGGCCAAACCTTCCCGCATCAATCCCGAGACCTTTGCGCGCATCGCCGACCAGTTGCCGATCGCCAAGGATGCCGCGTCGGTGCGGCAGCGCGTCGAACTCCTCGAACGCCTGCTCGAGCGCAGCCTAGTCATTCCCGGCATCAACCGGCCGATCGGGCTCGACGTGCTGCTCGGCCTGCTGCCGGTCGGCGGCAGCTTCGTCGGCGCGGCGTTCGGCGGCTATATGGTGTGGGAAGCGCGCAATCTGGGCATGTCGAAAGGCGCGATGGCGCGGATGGCGGGCAATGTCGGCTTCGACTGGCTGCTCGGGTTGATCCCCGGCATCGGCATCATCCCCGATTTCTTCTTCCGGTCGAACACGCGCAACCTGCGCATCATCCGGCGCCATCTCGACAAACACCACCCCGCGACCGTCACGCTGGAAGGGTCAGCGCCCGCCGCGCCATAA
- the cmk gene encoding (d)CMP kinase: MIIAVDGPAASGKGTIARALARHYALPHLDTGLLYRAVAAKLLRDELNPEREADAVSACDFDDALLDDPYLRSDAVGKAASQASAHPLVRSALLQRQRRFAQQPGGAVLDGRDIGTVIVPEADAKLFVKATPMIRARRRHAELARHGSAPSLDKVLADIRARDDRDATRKQAPMRQAADAALLDTSFLSIDAAIQRAIALVEARMARHQSVA, encoded by the coding sequence ATGATCATTGCAGTCGATGGCCCCGCAGCGTCGGGCAAGGGCACGATCGCCCGTGCGCTCGCCCGCCATTACGCCCTTCCCCATCTCGACACCGGCCTGCTGTACCGCGCGGTCGCGGCCAAGCTGCTGCGCGACGAGCTCAATCCGGAGCGCGAGGCGGACGCCGTGTCGGCGTGCGATTTCGACGATGCGCTGCTCGACGATCCGTATCTGCGCAGCGATGCGGTTGGCAAGGCGGCGTCTCAGGCATCGGCGCACCCGCTGGTGCGATCGGCGTTGCTGCAGCGCCAGCGCCGCTTTGCCCAGCAGCCCGGCGGCGCGGTGCTCGACGGGCGCGACATCGGCACGGTGATCGTGCCCGAGGCGGACGCGAAATTGTTCGTCAAGGCGACGCCGATGATCCGCGCGCGCCGGCGTCACGCGGAACTGGCGCGGCATGGCAGCGCACCCAGCCTCGACAAGGTGCTTGCCGACATCCGCGCGCGCGACGACCGCGATGCCACCCGCAAGCAGGCGCCGATGCGGCAGGCGGCCGATGCCGCGCTGCTCGACACCAGCTTCCTATCGATCGACGCGGCGATCCAGCGCGCGATCGCGCTGGTCGAAGCGCGCATGGCGCGCCACCAGTCGGTCGCCTGA
- a CDS encoding cytochrome c biogenesis CcdA family protein translates to MNPALNPLLGYVAGVLTILSPCVLPLVPIVLGSAAQRSRWGPFALAAGLVAAFTVAGFALATVGVAVGLDAEALRMAGAAMLALIGIVLLVPRAQVVAERVAAPAARWAGTRQAGLERHGLAGQAAIGALLGLVWAPCVGPTLGAATVLASQGQDLGAAASVMLAFGTGIASVLLAIALAGRRLMTRWRARLLRTGSGGRQLLGALLLAVGVLIGTGVDRMLEAAIVAASPDWLVALTTSV, encoded by the coding sequence GTGAATCCCGCGCTCAACCCGCTGCTCGGCTATGTCGCAGGCGTGCTGACGATCCTGTCGCCGTGCGTGCTGCCGCTGGTGCCGATCGTGCTGGGCAGCGCGGCGCAGCGCAGCCGCTGGGGTCCCTTTGCGCTCGCGGCGGGCCTGGTGGCGGCGTTCACTGTCGCCGGCTTCGCGCTCGCCACGGTCGGCGTCGCGGTCGGACTCGATGCCGAGGCGCTGCGCATGGCCGGGGCCGCGATGCTGGCGCTGATCGGCATCGTCCTGCTGGTCCCCCGCGCGCAAGTCGTTGCCGAGCGCGTCGCTGCGCCAGCGGCGCGCTGGGCGGGGACGCGCCAAGCCGGTCTAGAACGACACGGACTGGCCGGGCAGGCGGCGATCGGGGCGCTGCTCGGGCTCGTGTGGGCACCCTGCGTCGGCCCCACGCTGGGCGCGGCCACGGTGCTCGCATCGCAAGGACAGGATCTCGGCGCCGCCGCTTCCGTGATGCTCGCGTTCGGAACCGGCATCGCCAGCGTATTGCTGGCCATCGCGCTGGCCGGGCGCAGGCTGATGACGCGCTGGCGCGCCCGGCTGCTGCGCACCGGCAGCGGTGGCCGCCAGTTGCTCGGCGCCCTGCTGCTTGCAGTGGGCGTCCTGATCGGCACCGGGGTGGACCGAATGCTGGAAGCGGCGATCGTCGCGGCGTCGCCCGACTGGCTGGTGGCGCTGACGACCTCGGTGTGA
- a CDS encoding sigma-70 family RNA polymerase sigma factor: MTPSEQSLAQLMAMAQAGDGAAYRAVLVASQTWLARYFARRIAPHAVDDLVQETLASIHAKRATYDPARPFLPWLAAIARYRWVDALRTEYRRREDALGGDHAVAGFEDEVGARLGIARLLALLPAGQADAIRLVKIEGLSVAEASQRVGQSESLIKVNIHRGLRRLASSIESD, from the coding sequence ATGACGCCCAGCGAGCAATCGCTCGCCCAGTTGATGGCGATGGCGCAGGCGGGCGACGGTGCCGCCTATCGCGCGGTGCTGGTCGCGAGCCAGACCTGGCTGGCGCGCTATTTCGCGCGCCGTATCGCGCCGCATGCCGTCGACGATCTCGTCCAGGAAACGCTCGCCTCGATCCACGCCAAGCGCGCGACCTATGATCCGGCGCGCCCGTTCCTGCCGTGGCTGGCGGCGATCGCACGCTATCGCTGGGTCGATGCGCTGCGCACCGAATATCGCCGCCGTGAGGATGCGCTGGGCGGCGATCACGCGGTCGCGGGCTTCGAGGACGAGGTCGGCGCGAGGCTGGGCATCGCCCGCTTGCTGGCATTGCTGCCGGCCGGGCAGGCGGATGCGATCCGCCTGGTCAAGATTGAGGGGCTTTCCGTCGCCGAGGCCTCGCAGCGCGTGGGCCAGTCCGAATCGCTGATCAAGGTCAACATCCATCGCGGGCTCAGGCGGCTCGCCAGTTCGATCGAAAGTGACTGA
- a CDS encoding NrsF family protein encodes MSSSTIDALVADCSPVRPIAPRHGIALVLAAMAGTIAAVAALFGLRGDVTELRPPEMVMMRSGALLLLGAAALAAIAASVRPSIGERRDGWRWAVAAGALFPLSSAVLMLRSGQLPADLVMGPDPLACLGISLAGAGVIGGVLTAWLRRGAVTELPRAGLLVGLAAGAFGAFAYNLHCPSLSLHYVAVWYSLAIGLSAIAGRLLVPRMLRW; translated from the coding sequence ATGTCCTCTTCCACCATCGACGCGCTGGTCGCGGATTGCTCGCCGGTGCGTCCGATCGCGCCGCGCCACGGGATTGCGCTGGTCCTGGCCGCGATGGCCGGGACGATCGCCGCGGTCGCGGCGCTGTTCGGGCTGCGCGGCGACGTGACCGAACTGCGCCCGCCCGAAATGGTGATGATGCGCTCGGGTGCACTCTTGCTGCTGGGGGCGGCGGCGCTCGCCGCGATCGCCGCCAGCGTGCGGCCATCGATCGGCGAGCGTCGCGACGGCTGGCGCTGGGCAGTCGCGGCGGGAGCGCTGTTCCCGCTGTCGAGCGCGGTGTTGATGCTGCGCAGTGGCCAGCTTCCCGCCGATCTGGTGATGGGGCCCGATCCGCTGGCGTGTCTCGGCATCAGCCTGGCGGGGGCGGGGGTGATCGGCGGCGTGCTGACCGCCTGGCTGCGGCGCGGCGCGGTCACCGAACTGCCCCGGGCCGGGTTGTTGGTAGGCCTCGCCGCAGGCGCATTCGGCGCGTTCGCCTATAATCTCCACTGTCCCAGCCTGTCGCTGCATTATGTCGCGGTGTGGTATTCGCTGGCGATCGGCTTGAGCGCGATCGCCGGACGCCTGCTGGTGCCCCGGATGCTGCGCTGGTGA
- the nadC gene encoding carboxylating nicotinate-nucleotide diphosphorylase: MRFSLDRFDLDAFVAATLAEDLGDGGDVTSAAVIPADARFAGVMDSRDAIVVAGLHVAAQFFRTLDPAATIEVLVEEGASVLPGTDLMRLRGSARALLTAERSALNTVQHLSGVATLTRAYVDAIAGTGAVLLDTRKTIPGLRALEKYATRMGGATNHRMGLWDAAMIKDNHVAVAGSVEAATARAVAAGIASIIVEVDRLDQIEPALAAGATHLLLDNMPPPVLREAVGIVAGRVPTEASGGVRLDTIRDIARTGVSYVSVGRLTQSAPAADIGLDFTVG, from the coding sequence ATGCGCTTTTCCCTGGACCGCTTCGATCTCGACGCCTTCGTCGCCGCAACGCTTGCCGAGGACCTCGGCGATGGCGGCGATGTCACCTCGGCGGCGGTGATACCGGCGGATGCGCGCTTTGCCGGGGTGATGGACAGCCGCGACGCGATCGTCGTCGCGGGGCTTCACGTCGCCGCGCAATTCTTCCGTACCCTCGATCCCGCCGCCACGATCGAGGTGCTGGTGGAGGAGGGGGCCAGCGTCCTGCCCGGCACCGACCTGATGCGCCTGCGCGGATCGGCGCGCGCGCTGCTCACTGCCGAGCGTTCGGCGCTCAACACCGTCCAGCACCTGTCGGGGGTCGCCACCCTGACGCGCGCCTATGTCGATGCCATTGCCGGCACCGGCGCGGTGCTGCTCGATACGCGCAAGACGATCCCGGGGCTACGCGCGCTCGAGAAATACGCGACGCGCATGGGTGGCGCGACCAATCACCGCATGGGACTGTGGGACGCCGCGATGATCAAGGACAACCACGTCGCGGTGGCAGGCTCGGTCGAGGCCGCGACCGCACGGGCAGTGGCGGCGGGGATCGCCAGCATCATCGTCGAGGTCGACCGGCTGGATCAGATCGAACCGGCGCTGGCGGCGGGCGCGACGCATCTGCTGCTCGACAACATGCCCCCGCCGGTGCTGCGCGAGGCGGTCGGCATCGTGGCCGGGCGCGTGCCAACCGAGGCTTCGGGCGGCGTGCGGCTCGACACGATCCGTGACATCGCCCGGACCGGCGTCAGCTATGTCAGCGTCGGCCGGCTCACCCAGTCGGCGCCCGCGGCCGATATCGGGCTGGATTTCACGGTCGGCTAA
- the rpsA gene encoding 30S ribosomal protein S1, whose translation MATQPTPTRDDFAAMLDDMFGGSDSFEGRVVVGTVTGIENDLAVIDVGLKSEGRVPLREFAAPGQKAELKVGDEVQVYVDRVENANGEAMLSRDRARREAAWDTLETEFAKTARVEGVIFGRVKGGFTVDLSGAVAFLPGSQVDIRPVRDVTPLMDIPQPFQILKMDRKRGNIVVSRRAILEETRAEQRSGLILSLAEGQIIDGIVKNITDYGAFVDLGGIDGLLHVTDLSYKRVGHPSEMLGIGDTVKVQIIRINRDTQRISLGMKQLESDPWDGASAKYPVGAKLSGRVTNITEYGAFVELEAGIEGLVHVSEMSWTKKNVHPGKIVSTSQEVEVVVLEVDEDKRRISLGLKQAQSNPWDKFAEDHPVGSTVEGEVKNATEFGLFIGLDGDVDGMVHMSDIAWGISGEDALNLHRKGETVQAIVLAIEPDKERISLGMKQLERGAPVVGAPTSGDRLNKNAIVTVTVLEVRDAGLEVQAGDDGATGFIKRTDLGRDRDEQRPERFQVGQKFDAMVTGFDRSKKPTFSIKAMQISEEKQAVAQYGSSDSGASLGDILGEALKARNEQK comes from the coding sequence ATGGCAACCCAGCCCACGCCTACCCGCGATGATTTCGCGGCAATGCTCGACGACATGTTCGGCGGCTCCGACAGCTTCGAAGGCCGCGTCGTCGTCGGCACCGTCACCGGGATCGAGAACGACCTGGCCGTCATCGACGTCGGCCTCAAGAGCGAAGGCCGCGTTCCGCTGCGCGAATTCGCTGCTCCCGGCCAGAAGGCCGAGCTGAAGGTCGGTGACGAAGTCCAGGTCTATGTCGACCGCGTCGAGAACGCCAATGGCGAAGCAATGCTCAGCCGCGACCGCGCCCGCCGCGAAGCCGCCTGGGACACGCTGGAAACCGAATTCGCCAAGACCGCGCGCGTCGAGGGCGTGATCTTCGGCCGCGTGAAGGGCGGCTTCACCGTCGATCTGTCGGGCGCCGTGGCGTTCCTGCCCGGTTCGCAGGTCGACATCCGTCCAGTGCGCGACGTCACCCCGCTGATGGACATCCCGCAGCCGTTCCAGATCCTCAAGATGGACCGCAAGCGCGGCAACATCGTCGTGTCACGCCGCGCGATCCTCGAGGAAACCCGCGCCGAGCAGCGTTCGGGCCTGATCCTCAGCCTCGCCGAGGGCCAGATCATCGACGGCATCGTCAAGAACATCACCGACTACGGCGCGTTCGTCGACCTCGGCGGCATCGACGGCCTGCTCCATGTCACCGACCTCAGCTACAAGCGCGTCGGCCATCCGAGCGAGATGCTGGGCATCGGCGACACGGTGAAGGTGCAGATCATCCGCATCAACCGCGACACGCAGCGCATCTCGCTGGGCATGAAGCAGCTCGAGAGCGATCCGTGGGATGGCGCGAGCGCGAAGTATCCGGTCGGCGCCAAGCTGTCGGGCCGCGTCACCAACATCACCGAATATGGTGCGTTCGTCGAGCTGGAAGCCGGCATCGAAGGCCTGGTCCATGTGTCGGAGATGAGCTGGACCAAGAAGAACGTCCATCCCGGCAAGATCGTGTCGACCAGCCAGGAAGTCGAAGTCGTCGTGCTCGAGGTCGACGAGGACAAGCGCCGCATCTCGCTGGGCCTCAAGCAGGCGCAGTCGAACCCGTGGGACAAGTTCGCCGAGGATCATCCGGTCGGCTCGACGGTCGAGGGCGAAGTCAAGAACGCCACCGAATTCGGCCTGTTCATCGGGCTGGACGGCGACGTCGACGGCATGGTCCACATGTCGGACATCGCCTGGGGCATTTCCGGCGAGGACGCGCTCAACCTGCATCGCAAGGGCGAGACCGTCCAGGCGATCGTGCTGGCGATCGAGCCCGACAAGGAGCGTATCTCGCTCGGCATGAAGCAGCTCGAGCGCGGCGCCCCCGTGGTCGGCGCGCCGACCTCGGGTGATCGCCTCAACAAGAATGCGATCGTCACGGTCACCGTCCTCGAAGTCCGCGACGCGGGCCTCGAGGTGCAGGCGGGCGACGATGGCGCGACCGGCTTCATCAAGCGTACCGATCTGGGACGCGACCGCGACGAGCAGCGCCCCGAGCGCTTCCAGGTCGGCCAGAAGTTCGACGCGATGGTCACCGGTTTCGACCGGTCCAAGAAGCCGACCTTCTCGATCAAGGCGATGCAGATCTCCGAAGAGAAGCAGGCAGTTGCGCAATATGGTTCGTCGGATTCGGGAGCGTCGCTCGGCGACATCCTCGGCGAGGCGCTCAAGGCGCGCAACGAGCAGAAGTAA
- a CDS encoding thioredoxin family protein, with protein sequence MQHRVPAFLASVLAASMAVVAAPASATERVAYSDAAFAAAQRAGRPILVEVHAPWCPVCAAQGRMLDKLTAKGDRDLIVFRIDYDSQKPLWKKFGAQKQSTMIAFRGAKETGRIAYVSDEASMTRLLASMRG encoded by the coding sequence ATGCAACACCGTGTCCCAGCCTTCCTTGCCAGCGTTCTTGCCGCCAGCATGGCCGTCGTCGCCGCTCCCGCTTCGGCGACCGAGCGCGTCGCCTATAGCGACGCTGCGTTCGCCGCCGCGCAGCGCGCCGGGCGCCCGATCCTGGTCGAGGTCCACGCGCCATGGTGCCCGGTCTGTGCGGCGCAAGGACGAATGCTCGACAAGCTCACCGCCAAGGGCGACCGCGACCTGATCGTCTTTCGCATCGATTACGATTCGCAAAAGCCGCTGTGGAAGAAGTTTGGAGCGCAAAAGCAATCGACGATGATCGCGTTTCGCGGCGCCAAGGAAACCGGGCGGATCGCGTATGTCAGCGATGAAGCGTCGATGACGCGCCTGCTCGCCTCGATGCGAGGCTGA
- a CDS encoding DUF1223 domain-containing protein, with amino-acid sequence MIRRPLVALILAGTAAAALHGIGSSQTPARPVAVELFTSQGCSSCPPADRIMAQLAADPGVVAITRPVTYWDRLGWKDTLASPRNTALQAAYSARGIPGAGNYTPQSVVQGRSGTVGGRGPAIRALIDQASRLPQPRVGIVRDSAGVTVAVSGTAPADARVSVVALRRSVDVAIGTGENGGRRLRYSNVFVDERPIGRWTGGAQRAAVPTDAIKVPGADRYAVLVRQGAAGPILAARYI; translated from the coding sequence ATGATCCGTCGCCCGCTCGTCGCCCTGATCCTCGCCGGCACCGCCGCCGCCGCGCTGCACGGCATCGGCAGCTCGCAGACGCCGGCCCGCCCGGTCGCCGTCGAACTGTTCACCAGCCAGGGCTGTTCGTCATGCCCGCCCGCCGACAGGATCATGGCGCAGCTCGCCGCCGATCCCGGGGTCGTCGCGATCACGCGTCCGGTGACCTATTGGGACCGGCTCGGCTGGAAGGATACGCTCGCCAGCCCGCGCAACACCGCGCTGCAGGCCGCCTATTCCGCGCGCGGCATTCCCGGCGCCGGCAACTACACGCCGCAATCGGTGGTGCAGGGGCGCAGCGGCACGGTCGGCGGGCGCGGTCCGGCAATCCGCGCACTGATCGACCAGGCGTCGCGCCTGCCGCAACCGCGCGTCGGAATCGTGCGCGATTCGGCGGGGGTCACGGTCGCCGTCTCGGGCACTGCTCCGGCCGACGCCCGCGTCAGCGTGGTGGCACTGCGCCGCAGCGTCGATGTCGCGATAGGCACGGGCGAGAATGGCGGGCGCAGGCTGCGCTACAGCAACGTCTTCGTTGACGAGCGCCCGATCGGCCGCTGGACCGGCGGCGCGCAGCGCGCGGCAGTGCCGACCGACGCCATCAAGGTCCCCGGCGCTGACCGCTACGCCGTGCTGGTTCGCCAAGGCGCAGCCGGACCGATCCTCGCCGCGCGCTATATCTGA
- a CDS encoding ABC transporter substrate-binding protein: MVRSLLPLLLVLFVAGCERRPDDVPVVVSAIGGPARLVDPGRGQPSLASLLLADATAQGLVRFDANGQVEPGLAERWIVIDDGRSYIFRLRAAEWADGSPVTAEQVVARLRRATAPEARNAVSPYLSAIDEIVAMTPQVIEVRLSRPRPNLLTLFAHPALAIYGTGQRVGSGPFRIAERGAEDIVLQPAFDPSQASDEVEEPAPEDFVRLRGERAAMAILRFAERESDLVTGGSFADWPLIEIADVAPNTLRIDPAIGLFGLAIVERTGFLADAANRAAIAMAIDRGTLTAAFRQAWTPVQSVLPDQLDSADVPALPDWTASDLTERRAVAQARVAIWRARNPVAPPLRVALPPGPGSNLVWGSLAEAFAAIGLPIRRVAVREDADLRLIDAVAPYESARWFLVTACRLCSAETIAAIDAARDAPDAAARSALLAQADIAVARETPFIPIAPPLRWSLVAPRLAQWQANPYAWHPLNRLRREPN; encoded by the coding sequence ATGGTCCGTTCGCTGTTGCCGCTGCTGCTCGTCCTGTTCGTCGCAGGCTGCGAACGCCGTCCCGACGACGTTCCGGTGGTCGTCAGCGCGATCGGCGGCCCGGCACGGCTGGTCGATCCGGGACGCGGGCAGCCGTCGCTCGCCAGCCTGCTGCTCGCCGACGCGACGGCGCAGGGGCTGGTACGGTTCGATGCCAATGGCCAGGTCGAGCCCGGCCTTGCCGAGCGCTGGATCGTGATCGACGACGGCCGCAGCTATATCTTTCGCCTGCGCGCCGCCGAATGGGCCGATGGCAGCCCGGTAACCGCCGAGCAGGTCGTCGCCCGGCTGCGGCGCGCCACTGCGCCTGAAGCGCGCAACGCGGTATCGCCGTATCTGAGCGCGATCGACGAGATCGTGGCGATGACGCCGCAGGTGATCGAGGTGCGATTGTCGCGGCCGCGCCCCAACCTGCTGACGCTGTTCGCGCATCCGGCGCTGGCGATCTACGGAACCGGCCAGCGCGTCGGATCGGGACCGTTCCGCATCGCCGAGCGCGGCGCCGAGGACATCGTGCTGCAACCCGCCTTCGATCCCAGCCAGGCGAGTGACGAGGTCGAGGAACCGGCGCCTGAGGACTTCGTACGGCTGCGCGGCGAGCGCGCGGCGATGGCCATCCTGCGGTTTGCCGAGCGCGAATCGGACCTGGTGACGGGCGGCAGCTTCGCCGACTGGCCGCTGATCGAGATTGCCGATGTCGCGCCCAACACGCTGCGCATCGATCCGGCGATAGGACTGTTCGGGCTGGCGATCGTCGAGCGCACCGGATTTCTGGCAGACGCCGCCAACCGGGCCGCGATCGCGATGGCGATCGATCGCGGCACCCTGACCGCCGCGTTCCGGCAGGCCTGGACGCCGGTCCAGTCGGTGCTGCCCGACCAGCTCGATTCCGCCGACGTCCCGGCGCTGCCCGACTGGACCGCGTCCGACCTGACCGAGCGCCGGGCGGTTGCACAGGCGCGTGTCGCGATCTGGCGGGCACGCAATCCGGTCGCGCCGCCGCTGCGGGTGGCGCTGCCGCCGGGGCCGGGATCGAACCTGGTGTGGGGCAGCCTGGCCGAGGCGTTCGCCGCGATCGGGCTGCCGATCCGCCGTGTCGCGGTTCGCGAGGATGCCGACCTGCGCCTGATCGATGCGGTGGCGCCGTACGAAAGCGCGCGCTGGTTCCTGGTGACCGCCTGCCGCCTGTGCAGCGCCGAAACCATCGCGGCGATCGACGCCGCCCGCGATGCGCCCGATGCCGCGGCCCGGTCGGCCCTGCTGGCGCAGGCGGACATCGCCGTCGCGCGCGAAACCCCCTTCATCCCAATCGCGCCGCCGCTGCGCTGGTCGCTGGTGGCGCCGCGGCTGGCGCAGTGGCAGGCCAACCCCTATGCGTGGCATCCGTTGAATCGGCTGCGGCGCGAGCCCAATTAA
- a CDS encoding ribonuclease T2 yields the protein MRIGMRVIVAGAAMLAPLAAQAQAYRCSVPQAIDTPRPDTPDARDPVRRVATGGYTLALTWSPQYCRTAGDTRSARFQCGGGNRFGFTLHGLWPDGVGKTWPQYCRPAAIVPQAVIRRNLCTTPSPQLLQHEYAKHGTCMNLTPARYFAQSGRLFAQVRYPDMDALSRRANLTAGQFAVAFARANRGLNPRSLRLTATRDGWLDEVWICLDTNFKYRRCPTHQASLAPATRLKLWRGGR from the coding sequence ATGCGGATCGGAATGCGGGTGATAGTGGCAGGCGCGGCGATGCTCGCACCGCTGGCGGCGCAGGCGCAGGCCTATCGCTGTTCGGTGCCGCAGGCGATCGACACCCCGCGCCCCGACACGCCCGATGCGCGCGATCCGGTGCGCCGCGTCGCCACCGGCGGCTATACGCTGGCGCTGACGTGGAGCCCGCAATATTGCCGCACTGCCGGCGACACGCGCTCGGCGCGGTTTCAATGCGGCGGCGGCAATCGCTTCGGCTTCACGCTGCACGGCTTGTGGCCCGATGGCGTCGGCAAGACCTGGCCGCAATATTGCCGCCCCGCCGCGATCGTTCCGCAGGCGGTGATCCGCCGCAACCTGTGCACGACTCCGTCGCCGCAACTGCTCCAGCACGAATATGCCAAGCATGGTACCTGCATGAACCTGACGCCCGCGCGCTATTTCGCGCAGTCGGGGCGCCTGTTCGCGCAGGTGCGCTATCCCGACATGGACGCGCTGTCGCGCCGCGCCAACCTGACCGCCGGGCAATTCGCGGTCGCGTTCGCGCGCGCCAATCGCGGGCTCAATCCTCGCTCGCTGCGACTGACCGCGACGCGCGACGGCTGGCTCGACGAGGTGTGGATCTGCCTCGACACCAACTTCAAATACCGCCGCTGCCCGACGCATCAGGCAAGCCTTGCGCCAGCCACGCGCCTCAAATTATGGCGCGGCGGGCGCTGA